From Anaerohalosphaera lusitana, one genomic window encodes:
- a CDS encoding ABC transporter ATP-binding protein, with protein MALPIIDIDSVTFRRKDSVILSDVSWRIEPGRNWALLGGNGAGKTTLLNIVLGYAWPTTGSVTVFGEKFGDCAIRELRKSVGYVSSSMGDRVPTLDTPLEIAMSGIDASFGLYRQFTEAETVRGRRTLEAVNVAHLAERKFATLSQGERQRVLISRALVNEPKLLVLDEPCVGLDPAARHDFLCDLGEMAGRDDAPAIIFVTHHIEEIHPWLDSVFMLKDGSCLASGSSEKHINSDTLGELFNCDCEVTRTGHGWSLNINGKTNDR; from the coding sequence ATGGCTTTGCCGATCATAGATATTGACAGTGTGACATTCCGCAGGAAAGACAGCGTTATACTTTCCGACGTTTCGTGGCGCATCGAGCCGGGCCGAAACTGGGCGCTGCTCGGCGGTAACGGTGCGGGCAAGACGACGCTGCTGAATATAGTTCTGGGCTACGCATGGCCGACGACTGGCAGCGTGACGGTATTCGGCGAGAAGTTCGGCGACTGCGCGATCCGCGAACTGCGAAAATCGGTCGGCTATGTAAGCTCGTCGATGGGTGACCGTGTGCCGACTTTAGACACGCCTTTGGAAATCGCGATGTCCGGGATCGATGCGTCCTTCGGATTGTATCGGCAGTTCACGGAAGCTGAGACTGTTCGCGGTCGCAGGACGTTGGAAGCTGTAAACGTTGCGCATCTGGCCGAAAGGAAATTTGCGACATTGAGCCAGGGCGAACGTCAGCGGGTACTTATCTCGCGGGCGCTTGTGAACGAGCCGAAACTGCTGGTGCTGGATGAGCCTTGCGTTGGGCTGGATCCCGCGGCAAGGCACGATTTTCTCTGCGACCTCGGCGAGATGGCGGGCCGTGATGATGCGCCGGCGATAATTTTCGTTACCCACCATATCGAAGAAATACATCCCTGGCTGGACAGCGTCTTCATGCTCAAGGACGGAAGCTGCCTGGCGAGCGGGTCGAGTGAAAAGCACATCAACAGTGATACGCTCGGCGAACTTTTTAACTGTGATTGTGAAGTAACGCGCACCGGCCACGGCTGGTCGCTGAACATAAACGGGAAAACCAATGATCGATAA
- a CDS encoding GTPase, giving the protein MPANLTPDYFKAEKWFKSASTDEERILALEEMLRVIPKHKGTDHMRADLRKKLSKLRTAVEEGGKKGGKRTDIFHVPKNGAGQLVLVGTPNCGKSSVVAAVSKASVNVTDFPFATQTPVPGMMYHEDVQIEIVDMPPITPDYAPAGMVNTYRNCDIIGIVIDVAADPLEQMEVCTEYLQSHRLLPDENTDEQDEQGNRLARKTIVICTKIDAAPDGTIETLAELTERDFEYLPFSAHTGEGLHEMVARVFELLNVVRVYAKKPGKEPDMKEPFTLDKGSTVEDLAFTIHRELAEKLQSARAWNAPDIHDGQNVQKTHELTDKEIIELHFA; this is encoded by the coding sequence ATGCCCGCGAATCTGACTCCTGATTATTTCAAGGCGGAGAAGTGGTTCAAGAGTGCCTCGACGGATGAAGAGCGGATCCTGGCACTGGAGGAGATGCTGCGTGTGATACCCAAGCACAAGGGTACCGATCACATGCGGGCGGATCTGCGCAAAAAGCTCAGCAAGCTTCGAACAGCAGTCGAAGAGGGCGGCAAAAAGGGCGGCAAGCGCACGGACATTTTTCACGTTCCGAAAAACGGCGCGGGTCAGCTCGTACTCGTGGGCACGCCCAACTGCGGCAAGAGCTCGGTCGTCGCGGCGGTTTCGAAAGCGTCGGTGAACGTGACGGATTTTCCGTTCGCGACGCAGACACCTGTGCCGGGCATGATGTATCACGAGGACGTTCAGATCGAGATCGTGGATATGCCGCCGATCACGCCAGACTACGCGCCCGCGGGCATGGTCAACACCTACCGCAACTGTGACATCATCGGCATCGTGATCGACGTCGCTGCCGACCCGCTCGAACAGATGGAGGTCTGCACTGAGTATTTGCAGTCGCACCGGCTTCTGCCTGATGAGAATACCGATGAGCAGGACGAGCAGGGTAACCGGCTGGCTCGCAAGACGATCGTGATATGCACCAAGATCGATGCCGCACCGGACGGGACGATCGAGACGCTGGCGGAACTGACCGAGCGTGATTTCGAGTACCTGCCGTTTTCCGCGCACACGGGCGAAGGACTGCACGAAATGGTAGCACGCGTTTTTGAGCTACTCAACGTCGTACGCGTCTACGCGAAAAAGCCAGGCAAGGAGCCGGACATGAAAGAGCCGTTCACGCTTGACAAGGGTTCGACAGTGGAGGACCTTGCGTTTACGATCCATCGTGAGCTTGCGGAAAAGCTGCAGAGCGCGCGTGCATGGAACGCGCCGGACATTCACGACGGCCAGAACGTGCAGAAGACACACGAGCTGACCGACAAGGAGATCATAGAGCTGCACTTCGCGTGA
- a CDS encoding 3-isopropylmalate dehydratase large subunit — translation MGMTITEKIFAKAAGKESVKAGDIVNAKIDVIMCHDVTTPPAISMLKEKGIDTVFDPDKIVVTPDHFQPAKDIKSAELHKRLDTWCKEKGITNYYKLGKAGVCHALLPEQGHIRPGEVIVGGDSHTCTYGAFGAFSSGIGSTDLAAAIATGELWFKVPASLKFILNGKLSEGVYSKDVILEVIRQIGTDGALYMAMEFVGDALKDMTMEARMTITNMAIEAGGKSGIIGVDEVTKKYLTETLKDTSEYDVFESDGDAEYVKTIKIDCGALEPMVAKPHLPSNGAPISECAGLEMDQAYIGSCTNGRIEDLRIAAEILKGKEVAIRTIVVPATPEIWKQCIDEGLAEIFYDAGCVVSAPTCGACLGGFMGILAEGERCVSTTNRNFVGRMGHPKSEVYLASPATAAASAIEGKLTDPRKYM, via the coding sequence ATGGGAATGACGATAACCGAAAAGATATTTGCCAAGGCAGCGGGTAAGGAAAGTGTCAAGGCAGGCGATATAGTTAACGCGAAGATCGACGTGATCATGTGTCACGACGTAACCACGCCGCCTGCAATTTCAATGCTCAAAGAGAAGGGCATCGACACGGTGTTCGATCCGGATAAGATCGTGGTCACGCCGGACCACTTCCAGCCGGCCAAGGATATTAAAAGTGCAGAGCTGCACAAACGGCTGGATACATGGTGCAAGGAAAAGGGCATCACAAATTATTACAAGCTGGGCAAGGCAGGCGTTTGTCACGCGTTGCTGCCCGAACAGGGCCACATCCGTCCGGGCGAAGTGATCGTTGGCGGCGACTCGCATACATGCACATATGGCGCGTTCGGAGCGTTCAGCAGCGGTATCGGCTCGACTGACCTGGCAGCAGCGATCGCGACCGGTGAGCTTTGGTTCAAGGTGCCCGCTTCGCTCAAGTTCATTTTAAACGGCAAGCTGAGCGAAGGCGTTTACAGCAAGGACGTCATTCTCGAAGTGATCCGGCAGATCGGTACGGACGGCGCTTTGTACATGGCGATGGAATTTGTCGGCGACGCGCTCAAGGACATGACGATGGAAGCGCGGATGACGATCACGAACATGGCGATCGAGGCAGGCGGCAAGAGCGGCATCATCGGCGTTGACGAGGTCACTAAGAAGTACCTGACTGAAACTCTCAAGGATACGAGTGAATACGATGTCTTCGAATCCGATGGCGATGCCGAATACGTAAAAACGATCAAGATCGACTGCGGGGCACTCGAACCGATGGTCGCAAAGCCTCACCTGCCAAGTAACGGCGCGCCGATCAGCGAATGCGCGGGGCTGGAGATGGATCAGGCGTACATCGGAAGCTGCACCAACGGCAGGATCGAGGACCTGCGTATCGCAGCGGAGATACTCAAGGGTAAGGAAGTTGCTATCCGAACGATCGTTGTTCCCGCAACGCCGGAGATATGGAAGCAGTGCATTGACGAAGGACTTGCTGAAATATTCTACGACGCCGGCTGTGTCGTTTCCGCTCCTACATGCGGGGCGTGTCTTGGCGGGTTCATGGGCATTCTCGCAGAAGGCGAACGCTGCGTGAGCACGACCAACAGGAACTTCGTCGGCAGGATGGGACATCCGAAGAGCGAAGTATACCTGGCGAGCCCGGCGACCGCGGCAGCAAGCGCGATCGAAGGCAAGCTCACCGATCCGCGTAAGTACATGTAA
- a CDS encoding 3-isopropylmalate dehydrogenase yields the protein MAKYNIAVIPGDGTGPEVTREAVKVAKAAAEKFGFELALTEYDFGATRYLKTGETLSDESLEELGGYDSILLGAIGDPKVAPGILEKGVLLKARFGLDQYINLRPVKLYPGVSCPITGKGPDEIDYTVVRENVGGLYTGTGGFTMKGTQHEVAVQSCVYSRYQVERCLRYAFEYARKYGKKARGKGENNTLALVGKTNVLTYVFDLWERAFNEIGDADYPDVKREYYHVDAVCLYMIQSPEMFDVMVTSNMFGDIVTDLGAITQGGLGIAAGGNINPEGVSMFEPIGGTAPSFTGQNVINPLAAICSGAMMLRSLGEDEAATAIEDAVKWGTANKFKSMAAGEMGYGTDEVGDMIAAKVSE from the coding sequence ATGGCGAAGTATAATATTGCTGTAATCCCCGGCGACGGAACCGGGCCGGAAGTAACACGCGAAGCTGTTAAGGTCGCAAAAGCGGCGGCGGAAAAATTTGGTTTCGAGCTCGCGCTGACCGAGTACGATTTCGGCGCGACACGTTATCTCAAGACGGGCGAAACGCTCAGCGACGAAAGTCTCGAAGAGCTGGGCGGCTATGATTCGATCCTGCTGGGCGCTATCGGCGACCCGAAGGTCGCACCTGGTATCCTGGAAAAGGGCGTTCTGCTCAAGGCTCGGTTTGGGCTGGACCAATACATCAACCTGCGTCCGGTCAAGCTGTATCCGGGCGTTTCATGTCCGATCACCGGCAAGGGTCCCGACGAGATCGACTACACGGTCGTTCGCGAAAACGTTGGCGGGCTTTACACCGGCACGGGCGGTTTTACAATGAAGGGTACGCAGCACGAAGTCGCGGTACAGAGCTGCGTTTACAGCCGATACCAGGTCGAACGATGCCTGCGTTACGCGTTCGAGTATGCACGCAAGTACGGCAAGAAGGCTCGCGGCAAGGGCGAGAACAACACGCTCGCACTGGTCGGTAAGACGAACGTGCTGACCTACGTTTTCGATCTGTGGGAACGCGCATTCAACGAGATCGGCGATGCGGACTATCCGGACGTCAAACGCGAATATTACCACGTCGACGCGGTCTGCCTGTACATGATCCAGAGCCCGGAAATGTTCGACGTGATGGTGACCAGCAATATGTTCGGCGACATCGTGACCGACCTCGGCGCGATCACGCAGGGCGGGCTGGGCATCGCAGCGGGCGGCAACATCAACCCAGAGGGCGTGAGCATGTTCGAGCCGATCGGCGGAACCGCTCCATCGTTCACCGGTCAGAACGTGATCAATCCGCTGGCTGCGATCTGCAGCGGCGCTATGATGCTGCGTTCGCTGGGAGAGGACGAAGCCGCGACCGCGATCGAAGACGCAGTCAAGTGGGGCACCGCGAACAAGTTCAAGAGCATGGCGGCCGGCGAGATGGGCTACGGCACGGACGAGGTCGGCGACATGATCGCGGCAAAAGTCAGCGAATAA
- a CDS encoding DUF6485 family protein, with translation MECKKEKNLDFCNCSYPCGTKGVCCDCLHKHLRSKQLPACCFPDEVEKTYDRSFDAFARAWGL, from the coding sequence ATGGAATGCAAAAAAGAGAAGAATCTGGACTTCTGTAACTGTTCATATCCCTGCGGCACCAAGGGTGTGTGTTGTGACTGTCTGCATAAACATCTTCGCTCGAAACAGCTTCCCGCCTGCTGTTTCCCGGACGAAGTCGAAAAGACATACGACCGCAGCTTCGACGCATTCGCAAGGGCATGGGGATTGTAA
- a CDS encoding PHP domain-containing protein, whose amino-acid sequence MINYDMHIHTEYCGHAPGMTVPVILERADELGLETICITDHIFVEEDLELIDKIRDEVERTTSDCTVLVGAEVDVDPDHFDGTLITDRISQLDYVLASLHYVPGVGEFAETPDDNPLEPEVLLERWRTTLLGLAADKHVHAIGHPGRMIGSSLDLDSHYEDILAIFEEVAPVSAKNNTAWELNELTAYRLSDYYRQQWYRIFEIGHAAGVKLIYGSDAHAPEDIGYYEEIKALLAKLPEDALARPTDLLKVPS is encoded by the coding sequence ATGATCAATTATGATATGCACATACATACAGAGTACTGCGGCCACGCGCCGGGCATGACCGTACCGGTGATACTCGAGCGGGCGGACGAGCTGGGGCTGGAGACGATCTGCATCACGGACCATATCTTCGTCGAGGAGGATCTCGAACTGATCGACAAGATACGCGATGAGGTTGAGCGAACCACTTCGGACTGCACCGTGCTGGTCGGCGCGGAAGTTGACGTCGATCCGGATCACTTCGACGGTACGCTGATAACGGATCGCATTTCACAGCTCGACTATGTTCTGGCGAGTTTGCATTATGTGCCGGGTGTTGGTGAGTTCGCGGAGACTCCGGACGACAATCCACTCGAGCCGGAAGTATTGCTTGAGCGTTGGCGAACAACATTGCTGGGCCTGGCGGCGGATAAGCACGTCCACGCGATCGGCCATCCGGGTAGAATGATCGGTTCGTCGCTCGATCTGGATTCGCACTACGAGGACATTCTCGCGATATTCGAAGAGGTCGCCCCGGTCAGCGCGAAGAATAATACCGCCTGGGAACTTAACGAGCTGACCGCGTATCGTCTGTCGGATTACTATCGGCAGCAGTGGTACCGCATATTTGAGATAGGACACGCGGCAGGCGTGAAGCTGATCTACGGCTCGGATGCACATGCGCCTGAGGACATCGGCTATTACGAAGAGATCAAGGCGCTGCTGGCCAAGCTGCCCGAAGACGCACTGGCACGTCCGACCGATTTACTGAAGGTGCCGTCGTAA
- a CDS encoding MFS transporter encodes MIDNKPSLRLQWGQLLAVSGAHFLVDVYAGMMPAILPAVRDKFNISLTMGVALISTLYISCNIMQIGTGHVRAQKDKPLLMYIGLALGAVLCSFAAFPAQEAGVEASIYIKLTLILLVIIAASGLAMVHPEGLRAVHRLDGIQPAMSTAVFMAGGFMGFASGGYIATLLVEAFGFKGLYFLCLGSAAGIAAIYLLRVRLAVEKTPTEVVEQKVAKVTQLPFWPLMMIAIPATTATTVFCSLLPSRLEELGYALSYGGIATLIYGGGSAIGSFLWAPIAHRKGEMKLCAVLHLAGLPFLFAYLGMMDNGYAVILLAAAGFLSSSAYPLVVTMARSAKGLTLGLRMGLVVGGAWGLAAVPLQVLGPVAEEFGIQIVLWYTPIGYVIAGVAALMLAARGKAKMKIKNEATSAA; translated from the coding sequence ATGATCGATAACAAACCGAGCCTTCGTCTGCAGTGGGGTCAGCTCCTCGCTGTCAGCGGCGCACATTTCCTGGTGGACGTTTACGCGGGGATGATGCCCGCGATCCTGCCTGCCGTGCGCGACAAGTTCAATATCTCGCTTACGATGGGCGTTGCACTTATCAGCACGCTTTACATAAGCTGTAACATCATGCAGATCGGCACCGGACACGTGCGGGCACAAAAGGACAAGCCGCTGCTGATGTACATAGGCCTTGCTCTGGGGGCGGTACTGTGTTCGTTCGCTGCATTTCCAGCGCAGGAAGCGGGCGTCGAGGCGAGCATATACATCAAGCTAACTTTAATACTGCTTGTGATAATAGCGGCCAGCGGTCTTGCGATGGTGCATCCGGAGGGGCTGCGCGCGGTGCATAGACTCGATGGCATTCAGCCGGCGATGAGTACGGCTGTTTTCATGGCGGGCGGTTTCATGGGCTTTGCCTCGGGCGGCTACATCGCGACGCTGTTGGTCGAGGCGTTTGGCTTCAAGGGGCTGTACTTTCTCTGCCTCGGATCAGCGGCAGGCATTGCTGCGATATATCTGCTGCGGGTTCGTCTCGCCGTAGAGAAAACGCCGACCGAGGTCGTTGAACAGAAAGTCGCGAAGGTAACGCAGCTTCCCTTCTGGCCGTTGATGATGATAGCAATACCCGCGACGACGGCGACGACGGTGTTCTGTTCGCTTCTGCCGTCGCGTCTGGAGGAGCTTGGCTATGCACTTTCTTACGGCGGTATCGCGACACTGATCTACGGCGGCGGTTCTGCGATAGGCTCGTTCCTGTGGGCGCCGATCGCGCACCGCAAAGGTGAGATGAAACTGTGCGCGGTTTTGCACCTCGCGGGTCTGCCTTTTCTGTTTGCGTATCTTGGGATGATGGACAACGGCTATGCGGTCATTCTGCTGGCTGCTGCGGGCTTTCTGTCTTCGTCGGCGTATCCGCTGGTTGTGACGATGGCGCGAAGCGCGAAGGGCCTGACGCTTGGCCTGCGGATGGGTCTGGTTGTCGGCGGCGCGTGGGGCCTGGCAGCAGTACCGCTGCAGGTGCTCGGGCCGGTCGCCGAGGAGTTCGGCATACAGATCGTGCTCTGGTATACGCCCATCGGCTACGTGATCGCGGGCGTCGCAGCGCTGATGCTTGCGGCACGGGGCAAGGCGAAAATGAAAATCAAAAACGAGGCGACCAGTGCGGCATAA
- a CDS encoding sugar phosphate isomerase/epimerase family protein: protein MRHKLGIFSFFGYRLSLTTRVKLIRQAGFEMTGLWWHEFAKGAEPLKDRPRIVRDHGLELDNVHIPYRGAKALWSREKSRRQRYVDYCRECLEDCARHDIGKMVMHLSVGNKYVQPNGHGLDTLRQLAEFAENVGVDIAFENTRHIEMLDAVLDQIDSPAVSFCYDTGHDNVWGEPAGQIAVDWAERMSITHLSDNRGIMDWHSPIGEGNYDWPFLAETLSRCEYAGPLMLEVFTRDRELPPRVFLDNCFHGLRNFAKMVAEQSVYQKQETRTYDQL from the coding sequence GTGCGGCATAAGCTGGGTATATTCTCATTCTTCGGCTATAGGCTTAGCCTGACCACGCGTGTCAAGCTGATACGGCAGGCGGGCTTTGAGATGACCGGGCTGTGGTGGCACGAATTTGCCAAGGGCGCAGAGCCGCTGAAGGATCGGCCGCGGATCGTACGCGATCATGGCCTGGAGCTGGACAACGTACACATCCCTTACCGCGGCGCGAAGGCGTTGTGGAGCAGGGAGAAATCGCGCCGCCAGAGGTATGTCGACTACTGCCGTGAATGCCTGGAGGACTGCGCACGACACGACATCGGCAAAATGGTGATGCATCTTTCGGTGGGTAATAAGTATGTACAGCCGAACGGTCATGGTCTGGATACGTTGCGCCAACTGGCGGAGTTTGCCGAAAACGTCGGTGTGGACATTGCATTCGAAAACACACGACATATCGAAATGCTGGACGCGGTGCTCGATCAGATCGATTCGCCTGCGGTTTCGTTCTGTTACGATACGGGGCATGACAATGTCTGGGGCGAGCCGGCCGGGCAGATCGCTGTAGACTGGGCGGAGAGAATGTCGATAACACACCTGTCGGATAATCGCGGGATCATGGACTGGCACAGTCCGATCGGCGAGGGGAATTACGATTGGCCGTTTCTGGCCGAGACGCTAAGCCGTTGTGAGTATGCCGGGCCGCTTATGCTCGAAGTGTTTACGCGTGACAGGGAGCTGCCGCCGAGAGTTTTTCTGGATAATTGTTTTCACGGATTGCGAAACTTTGCTAAAATGGTTGCAGAACAATCTGTATACCAAAAGCAGGAGACGCGGACCTATGATCAATTATGA
- a CDS encoding 2-isopropylmalate synthase: MSSEKVTIFDTTLRDGEQSPGASLSIEEKIEVAHQLAKLGVDVIEAGFPVSSPAQFEATRLCAENVDGPTICGLARANSKDLQAAGDALKAAKTSRIHTFIATSPVHMEYKLRKKPDEVLKMAVKAVEEAKGLADEVEFSPEDACRSDMAFLVEILNAVVEAGATTLNIPDTVGYILPYEYGKIIAELNEKVVGDKDVVLSTHCHNDLGLAAANSLAGVSNGARQIECTINGIGERAGNCALEEVVMAIRTRSDAFEDIDTSINTKEIYRTSQLVSHLTGFSIQPNKAIVGKNAFAHESGIHVDGILKKRETYEIMTPESIGLGESRMVLGRHSGRAGFVDRCKTLGYDLSPEESKAAYEKFLEIADKKKEIFDEDLVAIIGDEVRGGEQIYKLEYLHVACGTGTLPTASVRMIVNGESKQAAACGDGPVDAAYEAVRLACEQSPKLEGYNIQAVTGGKEAMGEATVRVSDGKRTFMGRGVSTDIVEASAKAYVSAINRMVGWKNREQETRVEL; the protein is encoded by the coding sequence ATGTCATCTGAAAAGGTAACGATTTTCGACACTACTTTGCGTGACGGCGAGCAGTCGCCGGGTGCGTCTTTGTCAATAGAGGAAAAGATCGAAGTGGCACATCAGCTCGCCAAGCTGGGCGTGGATGTGATCGAGGCCGGTTTCCCGGTCAGCTCGCCGGCACAGTTCGAGGCGACCCGCCTGTGTGCGGAAAATGTCGACGGCCCGACCATCTGCGGACTGGCTCGCGCCAACAGCAAGGACCTGCAGGCCGCGGGCGATGCGCTTAAGGCTGCAAAAACGAGCAGGATCCACACCTTCATCGCGACCTCGCCGGTGCACATGGAATACAAGCTTCGCAAAAAGCCTGACGAAGTTTTGAAAATGGCGGTAAAAGCGGTAGAAGAAGCGAAGGGCCTGGCCGATGAGGTAGAGTTCTCACCCGAGGACGCATGCAGAAGCGATATGGCTTTTCTCGTGGAGATACTCAATGCCGTGGTCGAGGCGGGCGCGACGACGCTGAATATTCCGGATACGGTCGGATATATACTGCCTTACGAGTACGGAAAGATCATCGCCGAGCTGAACGAGAAGGTCGTCGGTGACAAGGACGTGGTTCTCAGTACGCACTGTCATAACGATCTCGGTCTGGCGGCTGCGAATTCGCTGGCGGGCGTGAGCAACGGCGCGAGGCAGATCGAGTGCACGATCAACGGCATCGGTGAACGGGCGGGCAACTGTGCCCTCGAAGAAGTCGTGATGGCGATCCGCACTCGCTCGGACGCATTCGAGGATATCGATACGAGCATCAATACCAAAGAGATCTACCGCACGAGTCAGCTCGTTTCGCATCTGACCGGTTTCTCGATCCAGCCGAACAAGGCGATCGTCGGCAAGAACGCATTCGCGCACGAGTCAGGCATTCACGTTGACGGTATTTTGAAGAAACGCGAGACATACGAGATCATGACGCCCGAGTCGATCGGCCTGGGCGAGTCGCGGATGGTTCTGGGCAGACATTCCGGCAGGGCGGGCTTTGTCGACCGGTGCAAGACGCTCGGCTACGACTTGAGTCCGGAAGAGAGCAAGGCCGCTTACGAAAAGTTCCTCGAAATCGCGGACAAGAAAAAGGAAATCTTCGACGAGGACCTTGTCGCGATCATCGGCGACGAGGTTCGCGGCGGCGAGCAGATTTACAAACTCGAATACCTGCATGTTGCGTGCGGAACGGGTACACTGCCGACGGCAAGCGTGCGAATGATCGTCAACGGCGAAAGCAAACAGGCAGCTGCATGCGGCGACGGCCCGGTCGATGCGGCTTACGAAGCGGTACGGCTCGCGTGTGAACAGTCGCCCAAGCTCGAAGGCTACAACATCCAGGCGGTAACCGGCGGAAAGGAAGCGATGGGCGAGGCGACCGTTCGCGTCAGTGACGGCAAGCGCACGTTCATGGGCAGGGGCGTTTCGACGGATATCGTCGAGGCAAGCGCCAAGGCCTACGTCAGCGCGATCAACCGCATGGTCGGCTGGAAGAACCGCGAACAGGAAACGCGAGTAGAACTTTAG
- a CDS encoding type II secretion system protein, whose translation MGRSKGFTLIELLVVIAIIALLMSIMVPALSVVKEKATGAVCLGNQRGLIQSYILYCNDNQDRLANSNTWNWDTATKTTDAWVAAPLTETLQWRGNAGVDVTLKDRYRGIRAGTLYEYTKNVDLYHCPSDKRVKHGTEDEGGLAYQMFRSYGIQGGLNGEELRPQLSGYAVKKHSAIKQPSSTYVFVEENYDGSGSNYNGGSWQIWNPNQSEPSWWNAPAVFHNEGSSLSYADGSAEVFKWKDKRTVEFAIDRDRVSADQPGNEDLEMMIDGYAVPLPRN comes from the coding sequence ATGGGTCGCAGTAAAGGTTTTACATTAATTGAGCTGCTGGTTGTTATCGCGATTATCGCGTTGCTGATGTCGATAATGGTTCCGGCACTGAGTGTGGTGAAGGAGAAGGCCACGGGAGCAGTTTGTCTTGGTAATCAGCGTGGGCTCATCCAGTCTTATATACTGTACTGCAACGACAACCAGGATCGGCTCGCCAATTCCAATACTTGGAATTGGGATACAGCAACGAAAACCACCGATGCTTGGGTAGCTGCTCCGCTAACTGAAACTTTGCAGTGGCGAGGTAACGCCGGAGTGGATGTCACACTGAAGGACAGATACCGGGGCATCAGAGCGGGAACGCTTTATGAGTACACCAAAAATGTCGACCTGTATCACTGTCCTAGTGATAAGAGAGTCAAACACGGCACAGAAGATGAGGGCGGTCTTGCCTATCAGATGTTCAGGTCCTACGGCATTCAGGGAGGCCTCAACGGTGAAGAGCTGCGGCCCCAACTATCCGGATACGCAGTCAAAAAGCATAGTGCGATCAAGCAGCCAAGTTCGACTTATGTATTCGTCGAGGAGAATTATGACGGGTCAGGCTCAAACTACAATGGCGGTTCCTGGCAGATTTGGAATCCAAATCAAAGCGAGCCTAGCTGGTGGAACGCTCCAGCCGTCTTCCACAATGAGGGAAGCAGTCTTTCCTATGCAGACGGCAGTGCGGAGGTATTTAAATGGAAAGATAAGCGAACAGTTGAATTTGCTATTGACCGCGATAGAGTATCTGCCGACCAGCCCGGCAATGAAGATCTTGAGATGATGATCGATGGTTATGCGGTTCCGCTGCCGCGCAACTAA
- a CDS encoding 3-isopropylmalate dehydratase small subunit, giving the protein MAKAHVYKRDHINTDEIIPARYLNTDDHAELAKHCMEDLDTEFVNKSQPGDVIVAGEDFGCGSSREHAVWALQGAKVGAVIAQSFARIFYRNCINCGFYPIELPEALHAIKDGDKLAIDYDAGIIYNETRGEEISFSPLPDFALEIVRDGGLLDHIKKKKV; this is encoded by the coding sequence ATGGCCAAAGCACACGTTTACAAAAGGGATCATATCAATACCGATGAGATCATCCCGGCCAGGTATCTGAATACCGACGACCATGCGGAGCTGGCAAAGCACTGCATGGAGGATCTCGACACGGAGTTCGTCAACAAGTCGCAGCCCGGCGATGTGATCGTTGCGGGCGAGGATTTCGGCTGCGGTTCGAGCCGGGAACATGCTGTCTGGGCGCTGCAGGGAGCGAAAGTCGGTGCGGTGATCGCTCAGTCGTTCGCGCGGATCTTTTACCGCAACTGCATTAACTGCGGCTTCTATCCTATCGAGCTGCCCGAAGCTCTGCACGCGATCAAGGACGGCGACAAGCTGGCGATAGATTACGACGCGGGCATCATCTACAACGAAACCCGCGGTGAGGAAATTTCGTTCAGCCCGCTGCCGGATTTCGCACTGGAGATCGTTCGCGACGGCGGACTGCTCGACCACATCAAAAAGAAGAAGGTCTGA